The segment TCTATTTCATCTAGATCGAATTTTAAGCCAGAAGAAGTGATATCTATAAGAGAAGAAAACTCTCAAGTTGTCATAAGCACGAGGAGAATATATGACGATATAAGTGTAAACTACAGTATAAAGTTGCCTGATAACATGGGTGTTGAAGTAATCAATAAGGTTGGCAGTGTAGAGTTCAATAATGTGATAGCGACATCGATAAAGGTTGATAACAAATTTGACGACATTACTATCAAGGACAGCAGAGGGGATATAATGCTTGATAATTCCCACGGTAACGTTAAGCTCAACAATATTGCAGGATCCATTGATATTGATAATGCTTATGGAGGAGTTTCCATCGACTATAATATCTTCAGCAAAAAAGATACAAAATTCATTAAGGTGTCTAACAGCTTTGGAAATATTAACTTAAGCGGTGCATATTATGACGATTGCAACATAGAAGCTAGCACTACTTATGGAAGGGTAAGAGCAGATTATCTTTCTGTTAACCGTCATTCTGACAATATCAGCGATGAAATAACATACAAAGCAGGTAATGGTGCGTTGAAAATTGTGCTTAAGAATAGGCATGGCAATATATCTATCGAGTGATAGACTAATAAAGATTGGAGGTTGTATAATGGGAAACAAATTATACCGTTCAACTCAAAACAGAATATTGGGTGGAGTATGTGGTGGCATTGCAGAGTATTTTGGACTGGACCCAGCTCTGGTCAGGATAATCTGGCTGGTGACCATCTTTGCCGGTGGGGCAGGAATATTGGCGTATATTATCGCGTGGATATTGATACCTGAGAGTCCCCTTGAAGGTGTAGATCAACACGATAAATTCCTGGGCAACAAGGCAAGTGCCGAAGTATTTGGGTGGATTCTCATCGCAGTGGGTATTTTACTCATTTTTAGATTTTTTATTCCCTGGTTTTTTAGCAAGTATTTCTGGCCTCTGGTGTTGATAGCGTTGGGCGCAGGAATTATTTTAAAATACAAAGACAGGGGATGATTTTTGTAGCAGCGATAGGCTCAATGTAGCTCTTGAGGATTTACTGATAACGGGGTAAAATCAAACAGAAAGGCAGGATCACAAGATGACTGCTTATAAAAAAGATGACATATCAGAAGGATGGGTATCAAAGATTTCGGTAGATGTGGTAGTGTTAGGTAGTATCAATATGGATCTCGTACTGAAGACGGAACGAAACCCGTACCCTGGTGAAACTATAAATAGCGACAACTTTGAAATACATCCCGGTGGGAAAGGCAATAATCAAGCTGTGGCCCTCGGCAAGCTGGGGGCCAGTGTCCTTATGCTGGGGTGTGTTGGACGGGACGATTATGGTAGAAAGTTGGTGCAGAATTTGAGGTCCAATGGTGTAAATGCTGATTACATCCTGGAAGTAGATGATAGCACGGGTATCGCCTTTATAAACGTTTTCAATGGGCAAAATACCATAATCCTCTATAAAGGAGCTAATGGCTGTTGTACAGTAGATGCCATGAGTCCGTATGTAGATATCATAAAGGGTGCTAAAATACTGTTGACGCAGCTGGAGATACCTTATGAAACAGTGAAATGGGCGTTGAAAATCGCCCATGATAATGGCGTTA is part of the Caldanaerobius fijiensis DSM 17918 genome and harbors:
- a CDS encoding ribokinase: MTAYKKDDISEGWVSKISVDVVVLGSINMDLVLKTERNPYPGETINSDNFEIHPGGKGNNQAVALGKLGASVLMLGCVGRDDYGRKLVQNLRSNGVNADYILEVDDSTGIAFINVFNGQNTIILYKGANGCCTVDAMSPYVDIIKGAKILLTQLEIPYETVKWALKIAHDNGVMTVLNPAPARILDDDIWPYVDVLVPNEIECKGILGLDGDDVTYEAIIRELIGRAVKNVVITLGAEGCIYNSGDTIMRQRAMATKVVDTTGAGDAFIGGLVFALSKGRSIDEAVLMGTRVAGIKIGFMGAQDYVIDPSGLI
- a CDS encoding PspC domain-containing protein gives rise to the protein MGNKLYRSTQNRILGGVCGGIAEYFGLDPALVRIIWLVTIFAGGAGILAYIIAWILIPESPLEGVDQHDKFLGNKASAEVFGWILIAVGILLIFRFFIPWFFSKYFWPLVLIALGAGIILKYKDRG
- a CDS encoding DUF4097 family beta strand repeat-containing protein; translation: MAFIKRAGTISCALSLLAIGVLGLIAQTGKFTFTTRIGPYIIPAFLVLVGLDIIITARRLDSGSVNYGLIIFTFLVIMIFGQFYAGNITSKINIDGTQSFTGHRVYKEFSKNISPSGDIKTVKIENAFGNITLTRTDKKEISVNASISSRSNFKPEEVISIREENSQVVISTRRIYDDISVNYSIKLPDNMGVEVINKVGSVEFNNVIATSIKVDNKFDDITIKDSRGDIMLDNSHGNVKLNNIAGSIDIDNAYGGVSIDYNIFSKKDTKFIKVSNSFGNINLSGAYYDDCNIEASTTYGRVRADYLSVNRHSDNISDEITYKAGNGALKIVLKNRHGNISIE